Proteins encoded together in one Shewanella acanthi window:
- the uspE gene encoding universal stress protein UspE, giving the protein MKDYHKILVVVDPTTEHQVALARAVALASKSNAHVTVFLSIFDFSYEMTSILSSQEREAMRQGVIDQRLAWIADLLTAYQHLNLQIDTQVIWHNRPFESIINHAINGKYDLIVKGTHAHDKLKAVIFTPTDWHLMRKAPVPVLMVKDHDWPEAGKILCAVNVASEDTDHQMLNGKIIEHAKDLATKFAAEVHLVNGYPGTPVNLAIELPDFDAQTYNDTIRMQHEQRVHYLANAYGIDPNRCHVKEGLPEDVIPELAEQLDAELVILGTVGRTGFSAALIGNTAEHVIDSINCDLLAIKPDGYKSPLEQA; this is encoded by the coding sequence ATGAAGGACTATCATAAAATACTGGTGGTGGTTGATCCCACAACAGAACATCAAGTTGCCCTCGCCCGTGCAGTGGCATTAGCCAGTAAAAGTAATGCCCATGTGACGGTGTTTCTTTCTATCTTCGATTTTTCCTACGAAATGACCTCCATTTTGTCTAGCCAAGAGCGTGAGGCCATGCGTCAAGGTGTAATTGACCAGCGCCTAGCTTGGATAGCCGATCTCCTCACCGCCTATCAACACTTGAATTTACAGATTGATACCCAAGTGATTTGGCATAATCGCCCCTTTGAGAGCATCATTAATCATGCCATCAATGGCAAGTACGACTTAATCGTTAAAGGCACCCATGCCCACGACAAGTTAAAAGCGGTGATTTTTACCCCAACCGATTGGCATTTAATGCGCAAAGCACCGGTACCGGTATTGATGGTCAAAGACCATGATTGGCCGGAAGCCGGTAAAATTCTCTGCGCGGTAAACGTAGCTAGTGAAGATACCGATCATCAAATGCTCAATGGCAAGATTATCGAGCATGCCAAGGATTTAGCGACTAAGTTTGCGGCCGAAGTCCACTTGGTGAACGGTTATCCTGGTACCCCAGTGAACCTAGCAATTGAATTACCCGATTTTGACGCTCAAACCTATAACGATACCATTCGTATGCAGCACGAACAGCGTGTTCATTACCTTGCCAACGCCTACGGCATTGACCCTAATCGCTGCCATGTCAAAGAAGGTTTACCTGAGGATGTTATCCCAGAACTTGCAGAGCAACTTGATGCCGAGCTCGTTATCTTAGGAACGGTTGGCCGCACTGGATTTTCAGCCGCACTCATTGGTAACACAGCTGAACATGTCATCGATAGCATTAACTGCGATCTGCTAGCCATCAAACCCGATGGTTATAAATCGCCGCTCGAACAGGCATAA
- the etrA gene encoding electron transport transcriptional regulator EtrA, protein MTIEQNKNRRPASGGCTIHCHDCSMGTLCIPFTLNTNELDQLDEIIERKKPIQKGEQIFKSGDPLKSLFAIRSGTIKSYTITEQGDEQITGFHLAGDVIGFDGIHAQQHQSFAQALETSMVCEIPFNVLDELSGTMPKLRQQIMRLMSNEIMSDQEMILLLSKKNAEERLAAFISNLANRFGNRGFSHKEFRLTMTRGDIGNYLGLTVETISRLLGRFQKSGLIEVKGKYITIVEPNELNLLAGNARIAR, encoded by the coding sequence ATGACAATAGAACAGAATAAAAACCGTCGCCCCGCATCTGGTGGATGCACAATTCATTGTCACGATTGCAGCATGGGTACCCTCTGTATCCCATTTACGCTCAATACCAACGAACTCGATCAACTCGACGAAATCATCGAACGTAAAAAGCCGATTCAAAAAGGTGAGCAGATTTTCAAATCAGGTGACCCGCTAAAATCACTGTTTGCCATTCGTTCGGGTACCATCAAAAGTTACACTATTACAGAGCAAGGTGATGAACAAATCACCGGATTTCATCTCGCAGGCGATGTGATTGGTTTCGATGGCATTCACGCTCAGCAGCATCAAAGTTTTGCCCAAGCATTAGAAACATCTATGGTCTGTGAAATCCCCTTTAATGTCCTCGATGAACTGTCAGGCACTATGCCGAAATTACGCCAGCAAATCATGCGCCTCATGAGCAATGAAATCATGAGCGATCAGGAAATGATTTTACTACTTAGTAAAAAGAATGCTGAAGAACGTCTCGCAGCCTTTATCAGTAACTTGGCTAATCGCTTTGGCAATCGTGGCTTTTCCCACAAAGAATTTCGCCTGACCATGACCCGCGGCGATATTGGTAATTATCTAGGTTTAACCGTTGAAACTATCAGTCGTTTATTAGGCCGTTTTCAAAAATCGGGGCTTATCGAAGTTAAAGGTAAGTACATTACCATCGTCGAGCCCAACGAACTCAATTTATTAGCGGGTAACGCCCGCATCGCAAGGTAG
- a CDS encoding sulfite exporter TauE/SafE family protein — protein MIEYNITGAFLVGLMGAAHCFGMCSGLVGAFSAQLPNPKLGSHHQNQLAHQLSFLLSYNLGRILSYTLAGTLVGGSSAMLGHLFELDSYLLVLRIIAGLMMIATGLYIAKIWAGITYIERLGQVLWQSLKPLAQHILPIKTPSQAIIAGMIWGWLPCGLVYSTLTWSVASGDAIEGGLIMLAFGLGTLPALLSAGVAAKQLSLWVQHKTFRLLSGLVLIGFGGQTLYIAVSQLN, from the coding sequence GTGATTGAATATAATATCACTGGCGCCTTTCTTGTCGGTTTGATGGGGGCGGCCCACTGCTTTGGCATGTGCTCAGGTTTGGTTGGGGCCTTTTCAGCTCAATTACCTAATCCTAAACTCGGATCACATCATCAAAATCAACTCGCCCATCAACTTTCGTTCCTGCTAAGTTATAACCTAGGTCGGATTTTAAGTTACACCCTTGCAGGCACCTTGGTTGGCGGTTCTTCCGCAATGCTTGGCCATCTGTTTGAATTGGATTCTTACCTATTGGTGCTGCGGATTATCGCGGGGTTGATGATGATAGCCACCGGACTTTATATTGCCAAAATTTGGGCAGGCATCACCTACATAGAGCGCTTAGGTCAAGTATTATGGCAAAGCTTGAAACCCTTAGCTCAACACATTTTACCTATCAAAACGCCTTCACAGGCTATCATCGCTGGAATGATCTGGGGTTGGCTCCCCTGTGGACTGGTGTACAGCACGCTAACCTGGTCTGTGGCCTCAGGGGATGCGATTGAAGGGGGATTGATTATGCTGGCCTTTGGGCTTGGCACATTACCTGCGCTACTAAGTGCGGGGGTTGCCGCAAAGCAGCTGTCGCTTTGGGTACAGCATAAAACCTTTAGATTATTGAGCGGATTAGTATTAATTGGTTTTGGCGGGCAAACTTTATATATCGCGGTGTCCCAGCTTAACTAG
- the ccoS gene encoding cbb3-type cytochrome oxidase assembly protein CcoS, with translation MSIIYVLIPIAMIFVMIAVAVFFWAVKSEQFDDLDRQSVSILFDEEPKKPTSSDHPSASSTAQDKGLPL, from the coding sequence ATGAGCATTATTTATGTCTTAATCCCTATCGCGATGATCTTCGTTATGATTGCCGTCGCCGTCTTCTTTTGGGCGGTTAAATCGGAGCAATTTGATGATTTAGACAGACAAAGCGTGTCGATACTATTTGATGAAGAACCCAAAAAACCTACGTCGAGTGACCACCCTTCAGCAAGTTCAACTGCACAGGATAAAGGCCTGCCACTGTGA
- a CDS encoding heavy metal translocating P-type ATPase — protein MTVLSCFHCNEPVLTGNQFVTHINGNDELMCCPGCQAVSQAIVDAGLLSYYKFRTEPGSKQTALVPDALNAFSAYDLPEVQQDFVHSKDSIDSVSLSIDGITCAACAWLIEHKVKQLSGIQQVMVNSTTQRAMITWDNTQIKLSDILGQISRIGYQAAPYQVDEQEQLAKHNSRKFLLRLGLAGFATMQVMMFALALYTGYFTDLDVQYRDYFRWVSMIFATPVVLYSAQPFYFSAIRTLLSGKLNMDVSVSIAIGGAYVASCFATVKGTGEVYFESVSMFTFFLLLGRYFEQKARQKASVSSSNLHKLVPLTAHLVTDNNIEEIPAKKLRLNDIILVKPGEMVAADGMVVEGHSSINEAMLTGEQMPIDKQANSEVYAGTINIEQPLKIKVTALGQDQLVAEIIRLQELASNTKPAVALLADKLSRYFSGTILTIALITYLVWHQISPDDAFWVTLSVLVATCPCALALATPTAVTCATAIFTRLGIITRKAGVFEKLPKIKHVVFDKTGTLTCGTLSVGDITLLSELPKEQVLAIAAALESSSRHPIAAAFAPYVDHQFKVEDIHHEVGFGIQAVINGCQYRIGNAIFTGAEENSAKQQIWLSRVIKDQNQPIAAIEINDNVRCDSLLTVSELKQRGLKVSIASGDSSGHVKQLAQTLAIEDVHTGLTPEGKLKLVKQLQQTHPVAMFGDGINDAPVLAGADLSVAMGSGSAIAKNSADLILLGDHLSRFTQAVSVATLTNNIIRQNLLWAIGYNALILPLAVTGHVAPYIAALGMSASSLIVVANSLRLLRFKQ, from the coding sequence ATGACAGTCTTAAGTTGTTTTCACTGTAATGAGCCTGTATTGACAGGCAATCAATTTGTCACCCATATCAACGGTAATGATGAACTCATGTGTTGTCCGGGTTGCCAAGCTGTCTCCCAAGCGATTGTCGATGCGGGTCTTTTAAGTTATTACAAATTTCGCACTGAGCCGGGTAGCAAACAAACCGCACTAGTGCCCGACGCGCTTAATGCTTTTAGTGCCTACGACTTACCCGAAGTACAGCAGGATTTTGTTCACTCAAAGGACAGCATTGATTCGGTGTCGCTTTCAATTGATGGCATCACCTGCGCCGCCTGTGCTTGGTTAATTGAACATAAGGTAAAACAGCTTAGTGGCATCCAACAAGTGATGGTCAATTCCACTACACAGCGGGCGATGATCACTTGGGATAACACCCAAATCAAACTCAGTGATATTTTGGGGCAAATTAGCCGTATTGGATATCAGGCTGCGCCCTATCAGGTAGATGAGCAGGAACAATTGGCAAAGCACAATAGCCGCAAATTTTTGCTGCGTTTAGGCTTAGCGGGTTTTGCCACTATGCAGGTAATGATGTTCGCCTTGGCGCTCTATACGGGCTATTTTACCGATCTTGACGTGCAGTACCGTGATTATTTCCGCTGGGTCAGTATGATATTCGCGACCCCCGTTGTACTCTATTCCGCTCAACCATTTTATTTCAGTGCCATTCGTACCTTACTAAGCGGCAAGCTCAATATGGATGTGTCAGTATCCATCGCCATCGGCGGCGCCTATGTCGCCAGCTGTTTTGCCACCGTAAAAGGCACTGGCGAGGTGTATTTCGAATCGGTTTCTATGTTTACCTTCTTCCTGCTGCTTGGACGTTATTTCGAGCAAAAGGCGCGGCAAAAGGCATCGGTAAGCTCCAGTAATTTGCATAAGTTAGTACCGTTAACGGCGCATCTGGTCACGGATAACAATATTGAAGAAATCCCAGCAAAGAAATTGCGATTAAACGATATTATTTTAGTGAAACCCGGTGAGATGGTTGCCGCCGATGGAATGGTGGTTGAAGGTCACAGTAGCATTAATGAGGCGATGCTGACCGGTGAGCAAATGCCAATTGATAAGCAAGCCAATAGTGAAGTCTATGCGGGTACGATTAACATAGAGCAACCGCTTAAGATAAAAGTTACCGCGCTTGGGCAAGATCAATTGGTTGCTGAAATCATTCGCCTGCAGGAACTAGCATCAAACACTAAGCCGGCAGTAGCCCTGCTAGCGGATAAACTTTCCCGTTATTTCTCCGGTACTATCCTTACCATCGCGCTGATAACGTATCTTGTTTGGCATCAAATCTCACCTGACGATGCCTTTTGGGTCACCCTCTCAGTCCTGGTAGCTACCTGCCCCTGCGCTTTGGCGTTAGCAACGCCAACCGCAGTAACCTGTGCAACCGCCATTTTTACTCGCTTAGGTATTATCACGCGTAAAGCGGGCGTGTTCGAAAAGCTACCGAAAATAAAGCATGTGGTGTTTGATAAGACAGGCACCCTCACCTGCGGTACGTTATCGGTTGGTGACATCACCTTATTGAGTGAATTGCCTAAAGAGCAGGTTCTGGCCATTGCTGCAGCACTTGAATCTAGCTCGCGTCACCCCATTGCTGCCGCCTTCGCGCCCTATGTTGATCATCAATTTAAAGTAGAAGATATCCACCATGAGGTAGGGTTTGGTATTCAAGCTGTCATCAACGGCTGTCAGTATCGTATTGGCAATGCCATTTTCACGGGAGCCGAGGAAAATAGTGCGAAACAGCAAATTTGGCTTTCGCGAGTCATTAAAGATCAAAACCAGCCAATTGCGGCGATTGAAATCAATGACAATGTCCGATGCGACAGTCTACTCACCGTATCTGAGCTTAAACAACGGGGCCTAAAGGTCAGTATCGCCAGCGGCGACAGTTCTGGGCATGTGAAGCAGTTAGCACAAACACTCGCAATTGAAGATGTGCATACAGGGTTAACACCCGAAGGCAAACTCAAACTTGTGAAACAATTGCAGCAAACACACCCTGTCGCCATGTTCGGCGATGGCATTAATGATGCGCCAGTCTTGGCGGGAGCCGATTTATCCGTCGCCATGGGGAGTGGCAGTGCGATTGCTAAAAACAGCGCCGATTTAATCCTCCTCGGTGACCATTTATCACGCTTCACTCAGGCAGTTTCGGTTGCTACACTGACCAATAATATTATTCGGCAAAATTTGCTGTGGGCCATTGGTTATAATGCCCTTATTTTACCGCTAGCGGTCACTGGCCATGTGGCGCCCTATATTGCCGCACTTGGCATGTCGGCAAGTTCCCTCATTGTCGTGGCGAACAGTTTGCGACTGCTGCGGTTTAAACAATAG
- a CDS encoding FixH family protein, which yields MIEQQPWYKQFWPWFLIILPLCAVIASFATLKIAITNSDSLVATDYYKDGKAINMDLSKVKYAKQIGMQWQLEQHQQLLLTQHGGPEYQAALKVEFYHPTIADKDIKLTVTADANRVYRITLPEVLTGAWEVRLEGFDGKWRIHQRVELKDNVQVWLN from the coding sequence ATGATCGAACAACAACCCTGGTATAAGCAGTTTTGGCCTTGGTTTCTCATTATTCTGCCTTTATGCGCTGTCATTGCGAGTTTCGCCACCCTAAAAATTGCCATCACAAACTCAGATTCCCTTGTGGCGACCGATTATTACAAGGATGGTAAAGCCATCAATATGGATCTCAGCAAAGTTAAATATGCCAAGCAAATTGGCATGCAGTGGCAACTAGAGCAGCATCAACAACTACTGTTGACCCAGCACGGAGGTCCAGAGTATCAAGCTGCATTGAAAGTTGAATTTTACCACCCAACAATTGCAGACAAAGACATTAAACTGACAGTCACTGCCGATGCCAACCGTGTATATCGTATCACCCTACCCGAAGTGCTGACAGGGGCTTGGGAGGTACGCCTTGAAGGGTTTGATGGGAAGTGGCGCATTCATCAACGCGTAGAACTAAAAGATAACGTCCAAGTGTGGTTGAACTAA
- the ccoP gene encoding cytochrome-c oxidase, cbb3-type subunit III translates to MSSFWSIWISVLSLIVIAGCIFLLRACSKNNTHVEEGESMGHSFDGIEELNNPLPKWWSYMFYITIVFGLIYLALFPGLGNYQGLLNWTSSNQSIGTEKGIKADSAAAIELAAKEGRYVQYDQEVKHANDKYGPIFAAYLATPLEELVKNQEALKVGGRLFLQNCAQCHGSDARGSKGFPNLTDSDWLYGGDLATIKTTIMNGRHGMMPPKGGLPIDDSEIAGLAEYVVKLSGREHDATLAAQGQGSFMKGCFACHGMDAKGNKLMGAPDLTDDVWLYGGSRGMIEETLKHGRAGVMPAWKDVLGEEKVHVISAYVYSLSNK, encoded by the coding sequence ATGAGTAGCTTCTGGAGTATTTGGATTAGCGTACTCTCGTTAATTGTGATTGCTGGATGTATCTTCCTGCTGCGCGCCTGTTCTAAGAACAATACGCACGTAGAAGAAGGTGAATCTATGGGGCACAGTTTCGATGGTATCGAAGAACTCAATAACCCACTGCCAAAATGGTGGAGTTATATGTTCTATATCACAATCGTGTTTGGTTTAATTTACCTAGCCTTGTTCCCTGGCTTAGGTAACTACCAAGGCCTACTTAATTGGACTAGCTCTAACCAAAGCATCGGTACAGAAAAAGGCATTAAGGCCGATTCTGCTGCTGCGATTGAATTAGCAGCCAAAGAAGGCCGTTATGTGCAGTACGATCAGGAAGTCAAACACGCTAACGATAAATATGGCCCAATTTTCGCGGCTTACTTGGCAACACCACTCGAGGAGCTGGTGAAAAACCAAGAGGCACTAAAAGTGGGTGGTCGTTTGTTCTTGCAAAACTGTGCTCAGTGCCATGGTTCTGATGCACGCGGTAGCAAGGGCTTCCCGAACCTGACAGACAGTGATTGGTTATATGGTGGCGATTTGGCAACCATCAAAACCACTATCATGAACGGACGCCATGGTATGATGCCCCCTAAAGGTGGTCTGCCAATTGATGATAGCGAAATTGCCGGTCTTGCCGAATATGTCGTTAAGTTATCAGGCCGTGAACACGATGCAACTTTGGCTGCACAGGGCCAAGGTTCATTCATGAAAGGCTGTTTTGCCTGCCATGGTATGGACGCGAAAGGTAACAAGCTAATGGGTGCTCCTGACTTAACCGACGATGTTTGGTTATACGGTGGCAGTCGTGGCATGATCGAAGAGACCCTCAAGCATGGCCGTGCTGGTGTCATGCCTGCTTGGAAGGATGTTCTCGGTGAAGAGAAAGTTCACGTTATATCAGCTTATGTTTATAGCTTGTCGAACAAGTAG
- a CDS encoding cbb3-type cytochrome oxidase subunit 3, which produces MDYGTLQGILTLIVMLTFVGIFAWAYSSRRQKAFDEAANLVFSDEELTKVSKDSGENK; this is translated from the coding sequence ATGGATTACGGCACATTACAAGGAATATTAACCCTCATTGTGATGCTGACCTTCGTCGGTATATTTGCTTGGGCATATAGCTCGCGTCGTCAAAAAGCCTTTGATGAAGCAGCTAACCTAGTGTTTTCCGATGAGGAACTCACAAAGGTATCGAAGGACTCAGGAGAGAATAAGTAA
- the ccoO gene encoding cytochrome-c oxidase, cbb3-type subunit II, producing the protein MKFNHEIVEKNIGLLAIFTVIAISFGSLVEITPLIFQKDTTEPVEGLKPYTALQLEGRDIYVREGCYNCHSQMIRPLRAETERYGHYSVAGESVWDHPFQWGSKRTGPDLARVGGRYSDKWHEVHMIDPRAVVPQSNMPGFPWLAENKLDGKLTGDKMTILRNMHKGGYKGNDLYTDEEIAGAQKAVEGKTELEALIAYLQSLGHALK; encoded by the coding sequence ATGAAATTTAATCATGAAATAGTTGAGAAAAACATCGGATTGCTCGCGATCTTTACCGTGATTGCTATCAGCTTTGGTAGCTTGGTTGAGATCACGCCGCTGATTTTCCAAAAGGACACCACTGAACCCGTTGAAGGTTTAAAGCCTTATACAGCGCTGCAGCTTGAAGGTCGCGATATTTATGTGCGTGAAGGTTGTTACAACTGCCACAGCCAAATGATCCGCCCTCTTCGTGCTGAAACTGAGCGCTACGGTCACTACTCTGTGGCCGGTGAATCCGTTTGGGATCACCCTTTCCAATGGGGGTCTAAACGTACAGGCCCAGATTTGGCCCGTGTGGGTGGTCGCTACAGCGACAAATGGCATGAAGTTCACATGATTGACCCACGTGCAGTGGTACCCCAATCGAATATGCCAGGCTTCCCTTGGCTTGCCGAGAATAAGCTAGACGGCAAATTGACCGGTGACAAGATGACTATTCTACGTAACATGCATAAAGGCGGTTACAAGGGTAACGATCTATACACCGACGAAGAAATTGCAGGTGCTCAGAAGGCGGTAGAAGGTAAAACCGAACTCGAAGCCTTGATTGCATATCTTCAGTCTTTGGGTCACGCACTCAAATAA
- the ccoN gene encoding cytochrome-c oxidase, cbb3-type subunit I: MMNHSQPTGADYNYTIVRQFALTTVLWGIVGMSVGVLIAAQLIWPHLNFDTPWLTYSRLRPLHTNAVIFAFGTSALFATSYYVVQRTCQTRLFAPKLAAFTFWGWQAIILSAVITLPLGYTSGKEYAELEWPIDIAIAIVWVSYAVVFFGTIIKRTTSHIYVANWFFGAFIITVAVLHIVNSMAVPVSLFKSYSMYSGAVDAMVQWWYGHNAVGFLLTAGFLGMMYYFVPKQAGRPVYSYRLSIVHFWALIALYIWAGPHHLHYTALPDWTQSLGMVMSLILFAPSWGGMINGIMTLSGAWHKLRTDPVLRFLVVSLSFYGMSTFEGPMMAIKTVNALSHYTDWTVGHVHSGALGWVAMVSIGSLYHLVPVLYGHGRMYSTQLVNVHFWLATIGTVLYIVAMWISGVMQGLMWRAVNADGTLTYSFVEGLEASYPFYFVRFLGGCFFVTGMLLMAYNVFRTVKAPKDSLPALAEANAA, encoded by the coding sequence ATGATGAACCATTCCCAGCCAACCGGCGCTGATTACAATTACACCATTGTCCGCCAATTTGCCTTAACCACTGTATTGTGGGGTATTGTTGGTATGTCAGTCGGTGTATTGATTGCGGCTCAGTTAATCTGGCCACATCTGAACTTCGATACCCCTTGGTTAACGTATAGTCGCTTGCGACCATTACACACCAATGCGGTGATTTTCGCGTTCGGAACATCAGCCCTTTTCGCAACATCCTATTATGTCGTACAACGCACCTGTCAAACCCGTTTATTTGCGCCTAAATTAGCCGCATTTACCTTCTGGGGTTGGCAAGCCATCATTCTATCAGCCGTCATTACCCTGCCATTGGGTTACACCAGTGGTAAAGAATATGCTGAATTAGAATGGCCAATCGATATCGCTATTGCGATCGTTTGGGTTTCCTATGCAGTAGTGTTCTTCGGCACTATTATCAAACGAACAACATCGCATATTTATGTCGCGAACTGGTTCTTTGGTGCATTTATCATTACCGTTGCCGTACTTCACATTGTTAACTCAATGGCTGTGCCAGTAAGCTTATTTAAGTCTTACTCAATGTACAGTGGCGCCGTCGATGCAATGGTGCAATGGTGGTATGGTCATAATGCGGTAGGTTTCTTACTTACAGCTGGCTTCTTGGGGATGATGTATTACTTCGTTCCTAAGCAAGCAGGTCGTCCTGTTTATTCTTACCGTCTGTCTATCGTCCACTTCTGGGCGTTGATTGCACTTTATATTTGGGCTGGCCCTCACCATTTACATTACACTGCGCTGCCTGACTGGACCCAGTCATTAGGTATGGTAATGTCGCTGATCCTATTCGCGCCTTCATGGGGTGGTATGATCAACGGTATCATGACCTTATCTGGTGCCTGGCACAAACTGCGTACCGATCCTGTATTGCGTTTCCTAGTTGTTTCATTGTCATTCTACGGTATGTCTACCTTTGAAGGCCCAATGATGGCAATCAAGACGGTTAACGCCCTCTCCCACTACACAGACTGGACCGTAGGTCACGTTCACTCAGGCGCGCTAGGCTGGGTAGCGATGGTGTCTATTGGTTCACTTTACCACTTAGTGCCAGTACTTTATGGCCATGGCCGCATGTATAGCACTCAGTTAGTCAACGTCCATTTCTGGTTAGCGACTATCGGTACTGTACTGTATATCGTTGCAATGTGGATTTCGGGTGTAATGCAAGGTCTAATGTGGCGTGCAGTAAACGCTGACGGTACCTTGACCTATAGCTTTGTTGAAGGTCTAGAAGCGTCTTATCCATTCTACTTTGTCCGTTTCCTCGGTGGCTGTTTCTTCGTGACCGGTATGTTGTTAATGGCATATAACGTTTTCCGCACCGTGAAAGCCCCTAAAGATTCATTGCCAGCACTGGCTGAAGCAAACGCAGCTTAA
- a CDS encoding tyrosine-type recombinase/integrase — MKNPPALPLFDSIEFIQQGNSVVNQYITALSLGDIPDAGLVLEHASDWLFEQKHSENNYKAYRSEVTTFLHWCFDEACISPTQVLRKDMSRYVDYCLNPPQALIGYFNVPQFKLDKLRGERVPNELWRPFVGKKKLGQIQPYTLSDNALKTKIAILSSFYSYLMSEEFCERNPAQIWLNHSRFSVNKQFVRQSDDDENTLAFTQLQWSYVMSTVTKLAQDTPEVHERSLFLISLIYSCYLRISDVSARVGYSPVMGQFRQNLQSGIWSFHIPQSKGGKKRSVAISKALLAGLVNYRQFLGLSDLPSQNDGHPLFVRHRAAGRGREVGVINANLGIRQIRDDIQFIIDTAADNAQADGFDFDAQQMRKLTAHNIRHTGITHDININGRPLSHVQADAGHESIDTTSKYLHTTQVERHESAFNKPLDHLHVLD; from the coding sequence ATGAAAAACCCTCCGGCTTTACCGCTTTTTGATTCAATTGAATTCATTCAACAAGGTAATAGCGTCGTTAATCAATACATCACAGCGTTAAGTCTTGGGGATATTCCCGATGCTGGCTTGGTATTAGAGCACGCAAGTGATTGGTTATTCGAGCAAAAGCACAGCGAAAACAACTACAAAGCCTACCGTAGTGAGGTTACCACATTCCTGCATTGGTGCTTTGATGAAGCCTGTATTTCACCAACGCAGGTACTTCGTAAAGACATGAGCCGTTATGTTGATTACTGTTTAAACCCACCACAGGCACTTATTGGCTATTTCAATGTACCCCAATTTAAGCTCGATAAACTGCGGGGTGAGCGGGTACCTAATGAGTTGTGGCGTCCATTTGTGGGCAAGAAAAAACTCGGGCAAATTCAGCCATACACCTTAAGTGACAATGCGCTTAAGACTAAAATAGCCATCCTATCTTCATTTTATAGTTATCTTATGAGTGAGGAGTTTTGTGAGCGAAACCCGGCACAAATCTGGCTTAATCACAGTCGATTCTCCGTCAATAAACAGTTTGTACGTCAATCCGATGATGATGAAAACACATTAGCTTTCACACAATTACAATGGTCCTATGTAATGAGCACTGTGACAAAACTTGCTCAGGATACACCAGAAGTTCACGAGCGCAGTTTATTCTTAATTTCATTAATTTATTCCTGCTATTTGCGTATTTCTGACGTTTCGGCAAGGGTTGGTTATTCGCCTGTTATGGGACAATTTAGACAAAATCTGCAGTCCGGAATTTGGAGTTTTCATATTCCGCAAAGTAAAGGTGGCAAAAAACGCAGTGTTGCGATTTCAAAAGCGTTGTTGGCGGGTTTAGTTAACTATCGGCAGTTTTTAGGCTTATCTGATTTACCAAGCCAAAATGATGGTCATCCATTGTTCGTTCGTCACCGTGCAGCAGGACGTGGCCGTGAAGTCGGTGTCATCAATGCAAACCTAGGCATTCGCCAAATCCGTGATGATATTCAGTTCATTATTGATACTGCTGCAGATAATGCCCAAGCTGACGGTTTTGATTTCGACGCCCAGCAAATGCGCAAACTTACGGCCCATAATATTCGCCATACAGGAATAACTCATGACATCAATATTAATGGTCGTCCATTATCCCATGTGCAAGCCGACGCGGGACATGAAAGTATCGACACGACTTCAAAGTATTTACACACTACACAAGTCGAGCGACATGAAAGTGCGTTCAATAAGCCTTTAGATCATTTGCATGTACTTGACTGA